The Pantoea eucalypti sequence GGCGAATACAATGTGGATTGGTGTTATTAGCCTGTTTCCAGAAATGTTTCGCGCTATTACCGATTACGGGGTAACTGGCCGGGCTGTAAAAAACGGTCTGCTCAGCATTCAGAGCTGGAGTCCTCGTGATTTCACTCACGACCGGCACCGTACCGTGGATGATCGTCCTTACGGCGGCGGACCGGGAATGCTGATGATGGTACAACCCTTACGGGATGCCATCTCCGCAGCGAAAGCAGCGGCAGGTGAAGGGGCCAGGGTGATATATCTTTCACCTCAGGGTCGCAAACTGGACCAACAGGGCGTTTGCGAACTGGCGGCACGGGACAAGTTAATTCTGGTCTGTGGCCGTTATGAAGGGATTGATGAGCGCGTAATCCAGACCGAAATTGATGAAGAATGGTCAATCGGTGATTACGTTCTCAGTGGCGGGGAACTGCCAGCGATGACGATGATTGACGCAGTCGCCCGGTTTATTCCCGGCGTACTCGGCAAGCAGGCGTCAGCCGATGAGGATTCGTTCTCTGAAGGTTTGCTGGATTGTCCGCACTATACCCGACCTGAAGTGTTAGACGGCGTGGAAGTCCCGGCAGTATTACTGTCAGGTAACCATGCTGATATTCGCCGCTGGCGTCTGAAGCAGTCGCTAGGCCGTACCTGGCTGAGAAGACCTGAACTTCTGGAAAACCTGGCTCTGACTGAAGAGCAAGCAAGGTTGTTGAATGAGTTCCAGCGGGAATCTCAGCAGCAACAAAACGATGATGTGGAAGAGTAAGCTCTTCCCCGACTATCAGTTTACCCAGGATATGAGATTTAATTATGAGCAACATTATCAAGCAAATTGAACAAGAGCAGATGAAACAGGACGTACCTTCCTTCCGCCCGGGTGATTCCGTGGAAGTGAAAGTATGGGTCGTTGAAGGTTCTAAAAAACGTCTGCAGGCATTCGAGGGCGTGGTTATCGCTATTCGTAACCGCGGTCTGCACTCTGCATTCACTGTTCGCAAAATTTCTAACGGCGAAGGCGTTGAGCGTGTATTCCAGACTCATTCACCTGTAATTGACAGCATCGCTGTTAAACGTCGTGGCGCTGTGCGTAAAGCCAAACTGTACTACCTGCGTGAGCG is a genomic window containing:
- the trmD gene encoding tRNA (guanosine(37)-N1)-methyltransferase TrmD yields the protein MWIGVISLFPEMFRAITDYGVTGRAVKNGLLSIQSWSPRDFTHDRHRTVDDRPYGGGPGMLMMVQPLRDAISAAKAAAGEGARVIYLSPQGRKLDQQGVCELAARDKLILVCGRYEGIDERVIQTEIDEEWSIGDYVLSGGELPAMTMIDAVARFIPGVLGKQASADEDSFSEGLLDCPHYTRPEVLDGVEVPAVLLSGNHADIRRWRLKQSLGRTWLRRPELLENLALTEEQARLLNEFQRESQQQQNDDVEE
- the rplS gene encoding 50S ribosomal protein L19 codes for the protein MSNIIKQIEQEQMKQDVPSFRPGDSVEVKVWVVEGSKKRLQAFEGVVIAIRNRGLHSAFTVRKISNGEGVERVFQTHSPVIDSIAVKRRGAVRKAKLYYLRERTGKSARIKERLN